A window from Felis catus isolate Fca126 chromosome B1, F.catus_Fca126_mat1.0, whole genome shotgun sequence encodes these proteins:
- the DCTN6 gene encoding dynactin subunit 6 isoform X3 codes for MAEKAQKSVKIAPGAVVCVESEIRGDVTIGPRTVIHPKARIIAEAGPIVIGEGNLIEEQALIINAHPDNITPDAEDPEPKPMIIGTNNVFEVGCYSQAMKMGDNNVIESKAYVGRNVILTSGCIIGACCNLNTFEVIPENTVIYGADCLRRVQTERPQPQTLQLDFLMKILPNYHHLKKTMKGSSTPVKN; via the exons TGTGAAGATTGCTCCTGGAGCAGTTGTATGTGTAGAAAGTGAAATCCGGGGTGATGTAACCATAG GACCTAGGACAGTGATCCACCCTAAAGCACGGATTATTGCGGAAGCCGGGCCAATAGTGATTGGGGAAGGTAACCTAATAGAAGAACAGGCGCTTATCATAAATGC TCACCCTGATAATATCACCCCTGATGCTGAAGATCCAGAACCAAAACCTATGATCATTGGCACCAATAATGTGTTTGAAGTTGGCTGTT ATTCCCAAGCCATGAAAATGGGAGATAATAATGTTATTGAATCAAAAG CATATGTGGGCAGAAACGTAATCCTGACAAGTGGTTGCATCATTGGGGCTTGCTGTAACCTGAATACATTTGAGGTCATCCCTGAGAATACAGTGATCTATGGTGCAGACTGCCTTCGTAGGGTGCAGACTGAGCGACCACAG CCCCAGACACTACAGCTGGATTTCCTGATGAAAATCTTGCCAAATTACCACCACCTAAAGAAGACTATGAAAGGAAGCTCAACTCCAGTTAAGAACTAA
- the DCTN6 gene encoding dynactin subunit 6 isoform X2, with product MLNQLSRPEVPLIWYFYGFHHDSRNNPLISSQGPRTVIHPKARIIAEAGPIVIGEGNLIEEQALIINAHPDNITPDAEDPEPKPMIIGTNNVFEVGCYSQAMKMGDNNVIESKAYVGRNVILTSGCIIGACCNLNTFEVIPENTVIYGADCLRRVQTERPQPQTLQLDFLMKILPNYHHLKKTMKGSSTPVKN from the exons atgcttaatcaactaagccgcCCAGAAGTCCCTTTAATCtggtatttttatggttttcatcATGATTCGAGGAATAACCCTCTCATTAGCTCACAag GACCTAGGACAGTGATCCACCCTAAAGCACGGATTATTGCGGAAGCCGGGCCAATAGTGATTGGGGAAGGTAACCTAATAGAAGAACAGGCGCTTATCATAAATGC TCACCCTGATAATATCACCCCTGATGCTGAAGATCCAGAACCAAAACCTATGATCATTGGCACCAATAATGTGTTTGAAGTTGGCTGTT ATTCCCAAGCCATGAAAATGGGAGATAATAATGTTATTGAATCAAAAG CATATGTGGGCAGAAACGTAATCCTGACAAGTGGTTGCATCATTGGGGCTTGCTGTAACCTGAATACATTTGAGGTCATCCCTGAGAATACAGTGATCTATGGTGCAGACTGCCTTCGTAGGGTGCAGACTGAGCGACCACAG CCCCAGACACTACAGCTGGATTTCCTGATGAAAATCTTGCCAAATTACCACCACCTAAAGAAGACTATGAAAGGAAGCTCAACTCCAGTTAAGAACTAA